A window of Exiguobacterium sp. FSL W8-0210 contains these coding sequences:
- a CDS encoding RidA family protein, whose translation MSTFKQIDTTNAPAAIGPYSQGFIANGTLYASGQIPIDPTTGELVPGGITEQTEQVMRNVDAILKEAGLTPDRVVKTTCYLTSMEHFASFNTIYSDYFAPHNHFPARSCIAVKELPKGALVEVEILGLV comes from the coding sequence ATGTCTACATTCAAACAGATCGACACAACGAACGCCCCTGCTGCGATCGGCCCTTACTCGCAAGGCTTTATCGCAAACGGAACACTCTATGCTTCCGGTCAAATCCCGATCGACCCGACAACAGGTGAACTTGTACCAGGCGGGATCACGGAGCAGACGGAACAAGTCATGCGCAACGTCGATGCCATCCTGAAAGAAGCAGGACTGACACCTGACCGCGTCGTCAAGACGACATGCTACTTAACGAGCATGGAACACTTCGCTTCTTTTAATACGATTTATTCCGATTACTTCGCACCGCACAATCACTTCCCAGCTCGGTCTTGTATCGCTGTTAAGGAACTACCAAAAGGTGCTTTAGTTGAAGTTGAGATCTTAGGACTCGTGTGA
- a CDS encoding nucleoside triphosphate pyrophosphohydrolase, giving the protein MPLYHKLVRDAIPNIIDQNGKKATFRTLNEHEFLVEAKKKFHEELAEYEEATTDADAVEELADLLELIQALAKTHGVTVEELEAVQTKKQQQRGGFEERLYLIEVED; this is encoded by the coding sequence ATGCCACTTTATCATAAATTAGTTCGAGACGCGATTCCAAACATCATCGACCAAAACGGAAAAAAAGCGACGTTCCGAACGCTGAACGAACATGAATTCCTAGTGGAAGCGAAAAAGAAATTCCATGAAGAACTCGCTGAATACGAGGAAGCAACGACGGACGCAGACGCTGTCGAGGAGTTAGCTGATTTACTGGAGCTGATCCAAGCGTTAGCGAAGACACATGGCGTGACAGTCGAGGAACTGGAAGCCGTCCAAACGAAGAAACAGCAACAACGCGGCGGATTCGAAGAACGTCTTTACTTGATCGAGGTCGAAGATTGA
- a CDS encoding DEAD/DEAH box helicase family protein, whose amino-acid sequence MIPEAKLTTHHLYDSLVEAIDLAEEVYIVAAFAQKSGVALLVPAFRRALQRGAEIRLLIGDYLHITDPEALAQLLALDGLSVRFYRSGGRSFHPKAYLFRNAETGLSIVGSSNISNSALRSGIEWNVHLPQAVAPQILDDAMDAFMDLYLSESAEELNPVVLEAYRQEYAARQYVSEPEVEYDEGTVVVAPEILPHRVQEEALHALRETMEEGRTRALAVLATGLGKTYLSAFFAGDFTRILFLAHQKELLLQAERSFQKVNPAWQTGFYIGSDRTVTETTEIVFASVQTLAQKRHLDRFATDQFDLIIVDEFHHAAATSYRKIIDHFTPRFLLGLTATPDRMDGADVYAICHHNVAFQMHFTAAIAEGFLTPFHYYGIHDTIDYSQIRRIGRTYDASQLEHRQLDREVADNIYHSWEKRRQTKTIGFCSSIKQAEYLAQVFREKGTTAFALTGQTTNRTKYMQAFEQGEIDVLFTVDLFNEGVDIPKVDTLLFCRPTESVAIYTQQIGRGLRLAQDKSHCVIIDLIGNYRNVETKLKLLGKMKESFKRGEIEPITPPPGCVIEFDTRALELIHRLRQPSQRKLRLIEQYEQIKYELGRRPSYVEIGEYAPVPQGYKQEWGSYVGFLKEYQELSDEEIEAYDANRELIEQVEKTIMNRSYKMVVLLAMLDRGEERWMEPITAEEVAPFFYEYLHAEKYRELKDTQTAELNGPFDAVKVERLLKKMPFPKMGKPFEFDSKTLSIKISEKYIDILNRILHEIVSLRLNLYFEMKEKI is encoded by the coding sequence TTGATCCCGGAAGCGAAGCTGACGACGCATCACTTATATGACTCACTCGTCGAAGCCATTGATTTGGCGGAGGAAGTCTATATCGTCGCAGCATTTGCTCAGAAGTCAGGCGTTGCCTTACTCGTCCCAGCGTTTCGTCGTGCCTTACAACGAGGAGCCGAGATTCGGCTGTTGATTGGCGACTATCTACACATCACCGATCCAGAAGCACTGGCACAGTTGCTTGCGCTGGATGGGTTGTCAGTTCGCTTTTATCGATCAGGCGGACGCTCCTTCCATCCGAAAGCGTATCTGTTTCGAAACGCAGAGACTGGCTTATCAATCGTCGGTTCGTCGAACATCTCGAACAGTGCGCTTCGGTCCGGTATCGAATGGAACGTCCATCTACCACAAGCTGTCGCACCACAAATCCTTGATGATGCGATGGATGCCTTCATGGATCTTTATCTCAGTGAATCGGCAGAAGAACTGAACCCAGTTGTTTTAGAGGCCTACCGTCAAGAGTACGCGGCGCGTCAATATGTCTCAGAACCGGAAGTTGAGTACGACGAAGGAACCGTTGTCGTCGCACCAGAAATCCTGCCACACCGAGTGCAGGAAGAAGCGCTGCACGCGTTACGGGAAACGATGGAAGAAGGACGGACACGGGCATTGGCAGTGCTTGCGACTGGACTAGGGAAGACCTACCTCAGTGCGTTCTTTGCGGGAGACTTCACACGAATCCTGTTCCTGGCACATCAAAAAGAATTGTTACTGCAGGCCGAGCGTTCGTTTCAAAAAGTCAATCCGGCGTGGCAGACCGGCTTTTATATCGGCAGTGACCGGACCGTCACAGAGACGACGGAGATCGTCTTCGCTTCCGTCCAGACGCTGGCGCAAAAGCGTCACTTGGACCGTTTTGCAACGGATCAGTTTGATCTCATCATTGTTGACGAGTTCCATCACGCGGCAGCGACGAGTTATCGGAAGATCATCGATCATTTCACGCCCCGTTTCCTGCTCGGTCTGACGGCGACACCAGACCGAATGGACGGTGCCGATGTCTATGCGATCTGTCACCATAACGTTGCCTTCCAGATGCATTTCACAGCGGCGATTGCTGAAGGATTTTTGACGCCGTTTCATTATTACGGTATTCATGACACGATCGACTATTCCCAGATTCGACGAATCGGTCGGACCTACGATGCGTCGCAACTCGAGCATCGACAACTTGATCGTGAGGTCGCGGATAATATCTATCATTCATGGGAGAAACGTCGTCAAACGAAGACGATTGGTTTTTGTTCGTCGATCAAGCAGGCGGAATATCTGGCGCAAGTATTCCGGGAAAAAGGAACGACGGCATTTGCACTGACTGGGCAGACGACCAATCGCACAAAGTACATGCAAGCATTCGAACAAGGCGAGATTGACGTCCTCTTTACGGTTGATTTGTTCAACGAAGGTGTCGATATTCCGAAAGTCGATACACTCCTTTTCTGTCGTCCAACTGAATCCGTCGCTATCTATACGCAACAAATCGGACGAGGTTTACGCTTGGCACAGGACAAATCGCACTGCGTCATCATTGACTTGATTGGGAACTATCGCAACGTCGAGACGAAGCTGAAGCTGCTCGGGAAGATGAAAGAATCGTTCAAGCGAGGCGAAATAGAGCCGATTACGCCACCACCCGGCTGTGTGATTGAGTTCGATACGCGAGCACTGGAATTGATTCATCGACTCCGGCAACCAAGTCAGCGGAAGTTACGATTGATTGAGCAATACGAGCAAATCAAATACGAACTCGGTCGTCGACCATCGTATGTTGAAATCGGCGAGTATGCTCCAGTTCCACAAGGTTATAAACAAGAGTGGGGCTCTTACGTTGGTTTCTTGAAAGAGTATCAGGAGTTATCAGACGAAGAGATTGAGGCGTACGATGCAAATCGAGAATTGATTGAGCAGGTCGAAAAGACGATCATGAATCGAAGTTATAAGATGGTCGTTCTGTTAGCAATGCTTGATCGAGGAGAAGAGCGCTGGATGGAGCCGATCACGGCAGAGGAAGTAGCACCATTCTTTTATGAGTATCTGCATGCAGAGAAGTATCGAGAGTTAAAGGATACGCAAACGGCGGAGTTAAATGGACCATTTGATGCCGTGAAAGTAGAACGATTACTGAAGAAGATGCCGTTTCCGAAAATGGGTAAGCCGTTTGAGTTTGATAGTAAGACATTATCTATAAAAATATCGGAAAAATATATAGATATATTAAATCGAATTTTGCATGAAATTGTATCTTTAAGACTCAATCTTTATTTTGAAATGAAAGAAAAAATTTAA
- a CDS encoding tellurite resistance TerB family protein, with the protein MGLFDMFKGDSTKNKQGMHPHFAFATSLVYMMASDGEFDNEEIGQLLAVLGGKSKKGTIRIGDNNDDLMEKVFKYFDRNSIDTFLAEAAPVLNYEQKLCVLANLVDSSLSDGEAEREEQAMFNKFVTAFGVTEQEFASIFKVIAMKNDRSVFKN; encoded by the coding sequence ATGGGATTATTTGATATGTTTAAAGGTGACAGTACAAAAAATAAACAAGGCATGCATCCTCATTTTGCATTCGCAACATCACTTGTCTACATGATGGCTTCAGATGGAGAGTTTGATAATGAAGAAATCGGTCAACTACTAGCTGTATTAGGCGGTAAGAGCAAAAAAGGTACAATTCGTATTGGAGACAATAATGATGATTTAATGGAAAAAGTATTTAAGTACTTTGATCGTAACTCTATCGATACATTCTTGGCAGAGGCTGCACCAGTATTAAATTATGAGCAAAAACTCTGTGTTCTTGCTAATCTAGTGGACTCTTCCCTATCTGACGGAGAAGCAGAGCGAGAAGAACAAGCTATGTTTAATAAATTCGTGACAGCATTTGGTGTAACAGAACAAGAATTCGCTTCAATCTTCAAGGTTATTGCGATGAAAAATGATCGCTCTGTCTTTAAGAATTAA
- the bcrA gene encoding efflux transporter transcriptional regulator BcrA, whose translation MSAKGQDKRAHLLNAAIELLGSNDFDTLTLEAVAKQANVSKGGLLYHFPSKEALYAGITELIFQDFVYRFNELAENDPIEKGKWTRALIHAYTDDLNNSQVLNIASHSFSKLNHTVTENILVHFEYIQSKIDEDGIDSVLATTIRLTLDGLYYSEFFKLGQINFDLREKIIEKLIESTT comes from the coding sequence ATGTCAGCAAAAGGACAGGACAAAAGAGCGCATCTGCTAAATGCTGCAATAGAACTCTTAGGTTCAAACGATTTTGATACTTTGACATTAGAAGCAGTCGCAAAGCAAGCCAATGTTAGCAAAGGTGGTTTATTGTATCATTTCCCCTCAAAAGAAGCATTATATGCTGGAATAACTGAACTAATTTTTCAAGACTTTGTATACCGATTTAATGAATTAGCTGAGAATGATCCTATAGAAAAAGGAAAATGGACTCGCGCCTTAATACATGCATACACTGATGATTTAAACAATTCTCAAGTTCTAAATATAGCATCTCATTCTTTTTCGAAATTGAACCATACTGTTACAGAAAACATCCTCGTCCACTTCGAGTATATTCAATCAAAAATTGATGAGGATGGTATTGACTCTGTACTAGCAACAACAATTCGGCTTACCCTCGATGGTCTTTATTATTCCGAGTTCTTTAAGTTGGGACAAATCAATTTTGACTTACGAGAAAAAATCATCGAAAAATTAATTGAATCTACAACCTAG
- the bcrB gene encoding quaternary ammonium compound efflux SMR transporter BcrB, translating to MNPYVLLIGSILFEVFGSSMMKASNGFKKLVPTVGLVIGMGSAFYLLSKALEHIPLGTAYAIWSGAGTALTAIVGILVWKEKFNLKILLGLLIIIAGVVVLKLSH from the coding sequence ATGAATCCATATGTATTATTAATTGGCTCAATCTTATTTGAAGTATTCGGAAGTTCTATGATGAAGGCATCAAATGGCTTTAAGAAATTAGTCCCTACAGTTGGTTTAGTAATAGGTATGGGGAGTGCTTTTTACCTTCTCTCCAAAGCATTAGAACACATTCCGTTAGGAACTGCTTATGCAATATGGTCTGGTGCAGGAACTGCTCTTACTGCGATTGTTGGTATTCTTGTTTGGAAAGAAAAGTTTAATCTAAAAATATTACTTGGCTTACTAATCATTATAGCTGGTGTTGTGGTACTTAAATTGTCTCATTAA
- the bcrC gene encoding quaternary ammonium compound efflux SMR transporter BcrC: protein MKGYVALGIAIIGEIFGTSMLKLSEGFTNIYPTIGVAIGFFIAFYTLSLSLKTLPLSLAYAIWSGVGTALTALIGVLVWNEPFNILTFIGLVMIIGGVIILNQRSADTKTSTSH, encoded by the coding sequence ATGAAAGGGTATGTTGCATTAGGAATTGCGATTATTGGTGAAATATTCGGAACATCTATGTTGAAATTATCTGAAGGATTTACGAATATATACCCCACAATTGGAGTAGCAATTGGCTTCTTCATAGCGTTCTATACATTATCATTGTCTTTAAAAACTTTGCCTTTAAGTTTAGCTTACGCAATCTGGTCAGGTGTAGGAACAGCTCTGACAGCTTTAATAGGTGTTTTGGTGTGGAATGAACCATTTAACATTCTTACATTTATTGGTTTAGTTATGATTATCGGTGGAGTAATTATACTTAATCAAAGATCTGCTGACACGAAAACAAGCACTTCTCATTAA
- a CDS encoding DNA/RNA non-specific endonuclease has translation MKKKMNYLIAPLMTIFMVGCTNVEDASITNGETNLQEVTTINTTAAESVVEVTSTQSKDELFKGYKLIEVDACDLSGHREANVVVDIGFVDREYWAFTNEYGQLVKVIADKIILQDDRTEPVTSSGRYCKDEAKVPGVERSDLDEGHVIADSMGGVSSAFNITAQNSSLNRHGDQAYMEDAIRKAGGATDFEAIITYPNTETQIPSHYKYTYTIKGNKIVDEFDNGNPDETNKSLGLTENKSIDSNNSNDDKDISSIDTNNDGQVTIKEAKSAGFKMPITKDHWLYQYMDDRDGDGYVGE, from the coding sequence ATGAAAAAGAAAATGAATTATTTAATCGCCCCTTTAATGACCATCTTTATGGTTGGGTGTACGAATGTAGAAGATGCGTCTATTACAAATGGCGAAACAAATTTACAAGAAGTAACAACAATTAATACAACTGCTGCTGAATCAGTAGTAGAAGTTACATCAACTCAATCAAAAGATGAACTGTTCAAAGGCTACAAATTAATCGAAGTGGATGCTTGTGATTTATCCGGACATCGTGAAGCTAATGTTGTGGTAGACATAGGTTTTGTTGATCGAGAATATTGGGCATTTACGAACGAGTATGGTCAATTAGTGAAAGTTATTGCTGATAAAATTATTTTACAAGATGACCGTACTGAACCGGTTACATCATCGGGAAGATACTGTAAAGATGAAGCAAAAGTGCCTGGAGTAGAAAGAAGTGACTTAGATGAAGGACATGTTATCGCTGACAGCATGGGCGGTGTATCTAGTGCTTTTAATATTACTGCTCAAAATAGCTCATTAAATAGGCATGGCGACCAAGCTTACATGGAAGATGCGATTCGTAAAGCAGGTGGAGCTACAGATTTTGAAGCAATTATTACATATCCAAATACTGAAACTCAAATCCCTTCTCATTATAAGTACACTTACACAATAAAAGGTAATAAGATTGTTGATGAATTTGACAATGGCAATCCTGATGAAACAAATAAATCTTTAGGTTTAACTGAAAATAAATCAATAGACTCAAATAATTCTAATGATGATAAAGATATTTCTAGCATTGATACAAATAATGATGGGCAGGTAACAATTAAAGAAGCTAAATCAGCTGGCTTCAAAATGCCAATAACAAAAGATCATTGGTTATATCAATACATGGATGATCGTGATGGAGATGGTTATGTAGGCGAATAG
- a CDS encoding DUF3885 domain-containing protein — translation MNHQELYTIFPQLVLYPNLFYHNANGIRFELGNPTLFKNVGLDDPNYLESAYRKALTLFEAIHDPSDLITWIVQVSPYKRTSGWKPVVHSGFVKYLKSPSLRYRLRCDRTPQYVEEHPYATYTLSLTCTRQEIHYPALIRDICSHDVTDRPSFIHRTFFFNPRRKSLFHIYDDRGCDLIGETPDAIRDLYDDYKHWILNHDKNTIDQTFSL, via the coding sequence TTGAATCACCAAGAGCTGTATACGATCTTTCCCCAGCTCGTCTTATATCCGAACTTATTTTATCACAATGCGAACGGAATCCGCTTTGAGCTAGGCAATCCAACATTGTTCAAAAACGTTGGTCTAGATGATCCGAATTATCTAGAGTCCGCCTATCGAAAAGCCCTAACCTTATTCGAAGCCATTCACGATCCATCTGATCTTATCACATGGATCGTGCAGGTCAGTCCCTACAAAAGAACAAGCGGTTGGAAACCGGTCGTGCATAGTGGATTTGTGAAGTACTTGAAGTCCCCTTCTTTACGCTATCGCCTGCGATGCGATCGTACACCGCAATATGTGGAAGAGCATCCCTATGCTACATACACATTGTCTTTGACCTGTACACGGCAAGAGATTCATTATCCAGCTTTGATCCGTGATATTTGCAGTCACGATGTCACGGATCGCCCTTCTTTTATCCATCGTACCTTTTTCTTTAATCCGAGACGAAAGAGTCTGTTTCACATCTATGATGACCGAGGCTGTGACCTGATCGGCGAAACACCTGACGCTATCCGTGATCTCTACGATGATTATAAGCATTGGATATTGAACCATGATAAAAACACTATTGATCAGACATTCTCACTATAA
- a CDS encoding VOC family protein, translated as MPINPYLVFNGNTREALTFYTEVFQEEMPEIMEFGPGPGPDGQPYPPEHQTLILHAQLIVHGTRLMFSDAMPQNPVTFGQNITLALHLADVELLHETFARLAEGGKIIMPIQKTFWSEAYGIVEDAFGVQWQVNHETSMG; from the coding sequence GTGCCGATTAATCCGTATCTTGTCTTTAATGGAAATACCCGTGAAGCGTTGACGTTTTACACGGAGGTGTTTCAGGAAGAAATGCCGGAAATCATGGAGTTCGGACCAGGTCCTGGACCGGATGGTCAACCGTATCCACCGGAGCACCAGACACTGATTTTACATGCGCAGCTTATCGTCCATGGCACACGTCTCATGTTCTCAGACGCGATGCCACAAAACCCTGTGACGTTCGGACAAAACATTACGTTAGCCCTTCACTTAGCCGATGTGGAGCTATTGCACGAAACGTTCGCGCGGCTCGCTGAAGGCGGCAAGATCATCATGCCGATTCAAAAGACGTTTTGGAGTGAAGCCTACGGTATTGTCGAAGATGCGTTTGGCGTACAATGGCAGGTTAATCATGAAACGAGTATGGGCTAA
- a CDS encoding LacI family DNA-binding transcriptional regulator: MGTIYDLAKMTGFSITTVSKALNNYSDVSEKTKAKIVQAAAEMGYLPNAHAQSLSTKRSWTIGVMFSEAHGVGMMHPFFNAIIESFRKATEQQGYDLIFASRNLRNRDMSYLEHFRHRAVDGIVVICSDQLDLHVQELIQSTIPIVVVDMYSPDCSVVYSDNITGGRLAVEHLYELGHRRIAHIAGDTTTDAGAARIEGYKQAMTQFGLPIPDGYIANGGLFSGEEGKRAMQELLALPDRPTAVFAAADQMAIGAIEAIHEAGLQIPTDISLVGYDDIEMAKYITPKLTTVRQDTETIGQHAASVLIEQIVDKQRITTQDVIPVELIVRHSTGPAPE, encoded by the coding sequence ATGGGAACAATTTATGATTTAGCGAAGATGACCGGTTTTTCGATCACAACGGTCTCGAAAGCCTTAAATAATTATTCAGATGTCAGTGAAAAGACGAAAGCGAAGATCGTCCAGGCAGCAGCTGAGATGGGATACTTGCCGAATGCACATGCTCAATCGCTCTCGACAAAACGTTCATGGACGATTGGTGTCATGTTTTCAGAAGCACATGGTGTCGGCATGATGCATCCGTTCTTTAATGCGATCATTGAAAGCTTCCGGAAAGCAACGGAGCAACAAGGTTATGATCTGATTTTTGCATCACGAAATTTACGTAATCGGGACATGAGTTACTTGGAGCACTTTCGGCACCGAGCGGTTGATGGCATTGTCGTCATCTGTTCGGACCAGTTGGATCTGCACGTTCAAGAATTGATTCAAAGTACGATTCCGATCGTTGTCGTTGATATGTACAGTCCGGATTGTAGCGTCGTCTATTCCGACAATATTACGGGTGGGCGACTAGCCGTCGAGCATCTATATGAATTAGGTCATCGCCGGATTGCGCATATCGCTGGCGACACGACGACGGATGCTGGTGCAGCAAGGATTGAAGGTTATAAACAAGCAATGACCCAGTTCGGTCTGCCGATTCCGGACGGCTATATTGCAAACGGTGGGTTGTTTTCCGGAGAAGAAGGAAAACGGGCGATGCAAGAGTTGCTAGCGCTACCAGATCGACCGACTGCTGTCTTTGCGGCAGCGGACCAAATGGCAATCGGCGCTATTGAAGCGATTCATGAAGCTGGCTTACAGATTCCAACAGATATCTCACTCGTAGGCTACGATGATATCGAGATGGCGAAGTACATCACACCGAAGCTGACGACCGTCCGGCAAGATACGGAAACGATTGGTCAGCATGCGGCTTCAGTCTTGATCGAACAAATTGTCGATAAACAGCGGATCACGACACAAGACGTCATCCCCGTCGAGTTGATCGTTCGTCATTCGACAGGTCCTGCACCTGAGTGA
- a CDS encoding RNA polymerase sigma factor translates to MRKREQAFVRFLKQYKPNLYWLAYSYMKNEQDSLDVIQDSIQKALQSLDRLEDDERMKAWFYQILTRTAIDAIRKRQHSISYDSERLIELVATKEDTYPDSDLRQALEELPVMYREVVILHYFEDLILKDVATILELNLSTTKSRLYKGLTLLKMKLNGDDLDVKQT, encoded by the coding sequence ATGAGAAAACGGGAACAAGCATTCGTCCGTTTTTTAAAGCAATACAAACCGAATCTCTACTGGTTAGCCTACAGTTATATGAAAAATGAACAGGATAGTCTGGATGTCATTCAGGACAGCATCCAAAAAGCGTTACAATCACTCGACCGACTCGAGGATGATGAACGGATGAAAGCCTGGTTCTATCAGATTTTGACACGAACAGCGATCGATGCGATCCGGAAACGTCAGCATAGTATCAGTTACGACTCGGAGCGACTGATCGAACTTGTCGCGACGAAAGAAGATACATACCCGGATTCCGATTTACGACAGGCGCTAGAGGAGCTACCTGTCATGTACCGGGAAGTCGTTATCTTACACTATTTCGAGGACTTGATCTTAAAAGATGTCGCGACGATTTTAGAGCTGAATCTAAGTACGACCAAGTCTCGCCTCTATAAAGGGTTGACCTTACTGAAAATGAAATTGAATGGAGATGATCTAGATGTCAAACAAACTTGA
- a CDS encoding RsiV family protein yields the protein MSNKLDDLKQAYQQPPVPKELDEMIARVERRTRPSRTKQSVLITAAAITLFIGGLNSNASFADAMAKVPVFGQLTEIVTIDWKETKTQQSADIKAPQVTLPDKALEQQLNEKYIAEGQALYEKFKQETHGQEGVFAIDSRYDIKTDTDDLLSIGRIVTETRASASESVQYDTIDKKQQLVLTLPSLFKDDRYITTISDYLKEEMRRQMKADEGKVYFVEGTPDVPESEQFKRISAKQNFYITTDHKLVLSFDEYSIAPGYMGIVEFKIPTSILKDDLVSSSYIR from the coding sequence ATGTCAAACAAACTTGATGATCTGAAACAGGCTTACCAACAACCACCGGTCCCAAAAGAACTCGATGAAATGATTGCCCGAGTCGAGCGTCGAACTCGTCCTTCGCGGACGAAGCAATCCGTGTTGATTACAGCGGCCGCCATCACGTTATTCATTGGCGGATTAAATAGTAATGCGTCGTTTGCAGACGCGATGGCGAAGGTGCCGGTCTTCGGTCAACTGACTGAGATCGTGACGATTGATTGGAAAGAGACGAAGACACAACAGTCGGCTGATATTAAAGCACCCCAAGTGACGTTACCGGACAAAGCGCTCGAGCAACAGCTGAATGAAAAGTATATCGCGGAAGGACAAGCGTTATATGAAAAGTTCAAACAAGAGACGCACGGACAAGAAGGAGTATTTGCGATCGATAGCCGATACGACATCAAGACGGATACGGACGACCTGTTGTCGATTGGTCGAATCGTCACGGAGACACGGGCAAGTGCATCGGAAAGCGTCCAGTACGATACGATTGATAAGAAACAACAGCTTGTCCTGACGTTACCATCCCTATTCAAGGATGACAGATATATCACGACGATCAGTGATTATCTAAAGGAAGAAATGCGTCGGCAAATGAAGGCAGATGAAGGGAAAGTCTACTTTGTCGAAGGAACACCAGATGTACCGGAGAGCGAACAGTTCAAGCGCATTTCCGCGAAGCAAAATTTCTATATTACAACAGACCACAAATTAGTCCTGTCGTTTGATGAATACAGCATCGCTCCAGGATATATGGGCATCGTTGAATTTAAGATCCCGACTTCAATCTTAAAAGACGACCTCGTCAGCTCATCCTATATTCGTTGA
- a CDS encoding excalibur calcium-binding domain-containing protein, with amino-acid sequence MYKATKYKAYVSLATYNLNTKRDRDKDGIACER; translated from the coding sequence ATCTACAAAGCAACAAAATATAAGGCATACGTAAGTCTTGCGACATATAACTTAAACACAAAAAGAGATCGCGATAAAGACGGTATCGCGTGTGAACGTTAA
- a CDS encoding thioredoxin family protein: MAEFIKSEETFKELISSDAPVIIKFEADWCPDCKRMDYFMPDVESQFDHLPIHTIDKDGFPEIASNHDVMGIPSLLVFKNNEKLAHLHSANAKTPEEVTAFLKQNFN; this comes from the coding sequence ATGGCAGAATTCATTAAGAGTGAAGAAACATTCAAGGAATTGATTTCAAGTGATGCACCGGTCATCATCAAGTTCGAAGCAGACTGGTGCCCGGACTGCAAACGGATGGATTACTTTATGCCGGATGTCGAGTCACAATTCGACCACTTACCAATCCATACGATCGACAAGGATGGGTTCCCTGAAATCGCATCGAACCACGATGTCATGGGGATCCCAAGCTTGCTCGTCTTCAAAAACAATGAAAAACTGGCGCACTTGCACAGTGCAAATGCTAAAACACCAGAAGAAGTTACAGCCTTCTTAAAGCAAAACTTCAACTAA